From a region of the Mercurialis annua linkage group LG1-X, ddMerAnnu1.2, whole genome shotgun sequence genome:
- the LOC126664227 gene encoding cellulose synthase A catalytic subunit 5 [UDP-forming]-like: protein METKGRLIAGSHNRNEFVLINADEIYRVSCVKELSGQICQICGDEIEIRVDGEPFVACNECAFPVCRHCYEYERREGNRACPQCKTIYKRIKGSPRVEWDEEEENTDDLENEFDISGPHSFAESMFNVGRDWQANVSGFTAPSELHSALVASEVPLLTYHEEDVGISPDKHALIIPPSRTSWIQPMTYLDSSMSLQPRAMDPKKDLAVYGYGTVAWKEKMEEWKKKQNEKLQVVKHQGGKDGGYNGDELDDPDLPMMDEGRQPLSRKLPISSSKISPYRLIIIVRLVILGLFFHYRILHPVNNAYGLWLTSTICEIWFAVSWIFDQLPKWYPIKRETYLDRLSLRYEKEGKPSELAAVDIFVSTVDPMKEPPLITANTVLSILAVDYPVEKVACYVSDDGAAMLTFEALSETSEFARKWVPFCKKYKIEPRAPEWYFGEKVDYLKDKVDPAFIRERRAMKREYEDFKVRINGLVATAQKVPEEGWTMQDGTPWPGNNVRDHPGMIQVFLGQHGVHDVEGNQLPCLVYVSREKRPGHDHHKKAGAMNALVRVSAILTNAPYLLNVDCDHYINNCKALREAMCFMMDTTSGKNICYVQFPQRFDGIDRHDRYSNRNVVFFDVNMKGLDGIQGPIYVGTGCVFRRQALYGYDAPIKKKPPGKTCNCWPKLCCFCCRSRKKNRKGKSNEIKKKNKEGSKQIHALENIEEGIEGIDNEKTKLIPQIKFEKRFGQSPVFIATLLMEEGGIPKGATSASLLKEAIHVISCGYEDKTEWGKEVGWIYGSVTEDILTGFKMHCHGWRSVYCIPQRPAFKGSAPINLSDRLHQVLRWALGSVEILLSKHCPIWYGYGCGLKPLERFSYINSVVYPLTSIPLVIYCTLPAVCLLTGKFIVPELSNYASIIFMALFITIALTSVLEMQWGGVGIHDWWRNEQFWVIGGTSSHLFALFQGLLKVLAGVSTSFTVTSKAGDDGDFSELYLFKWTSLLIPPLTLLFINIIGIVVGVANAINNGYDSWGPFFGRLFFAGWVILHLYPFLKGFLGKQNRLPTIILVWSILLASICSLLWVRLNPFTSRDGLVLEICGLDCN, encoded by the exons ATGGAAACTAAAGGCAGACTCATTGCTGGTTCTCACAATAGAAATGAGTTTGTTCTTATCAATGCTGATGAAATTTACAGA GTAAGTTGTGTTAAAGAACTGAGCGGGCAAATTTGCCAGATTTGTGGGGATGAGATAGAGATTAGAGTAGATGGGGAGCCATTTGTTGCTTGCAATGAATGTGCTTTCCCTGTATGTAGACATTGCTATGAGTATGAAAGAAGAGAGGGCAACCGAGCCTGCCCTCAATGCAAGACCATATATAAACGCATCAAAG GGAGTCCAAGAGTCGAATGGGATGAAGAAGAGGAGAATACAGATGATTTAGAGAATGAATTTGATATTTCTGGCCCTCACAGCTTTGCCGAATCTATGTTTAACGTTGGTCGGGATTGGCAAGCCAATGTTTCAGGGTTTACTGCACCATCTGAGTTACATTCTGCTCTTGTAGCTTCTGAGGTTCCTCTTCTGACTTACCATGAAGAG GATGTTGGGATTTCACCTGATAAGCATGCTCTTATTATACCCCCATCTCGCACTTCATGGATACAACCGATGACATATCTTGATTCTTCCATGTCTT TGCAACCCAGAGCTATGGACCCTAAGAAAGATTTGGCAGTGTATGGCTATGGAACAGTTGCATGGAAAGAGAAAATGGAAGAGTGGAAGAAAAAGCAAAATGAAAAACTTCAAGTTGTGAAGCACCAAGGTGGGAAGGATGGTGGATATAATGGAGATGAGTTGGATGATCCCGACTTGCCCAT GATGGATGAAGGGAGGCAACCTCTTTCAAGGAAGTTACCAATTTCTTCGAGCAAGATAAGCCCATACAGATTGATAATTATAGTCCGACTTGTAATTCTTGGCCTCTTCTTCCACTATAGAATTCTTCATCCAGTCAACAATGCCTATGGATTATGGCTAACATCAACCATTTGTGAAATATGGTTTGCTGTATCATGGATATTTGATCAACTACCAAAGTGGTACCCAATTAAACGAGAAACATATCTCGATCGATTATCGTTGAG GTATGAGAAAGAGGGGAAGCCATCTGAATTAGCCGCTGTAGACATATTTGTTAGTACGGTTGATCCAATGAAAGAACCTCCACTTATCACAGCAAACACAGTTCTATCCATCCTTGCTGTAGATTATCCGGTCGAAAAAGTGGCATGCTATGTCTCAGATGATGGTGCTGCTATGCTCACTTTTGAAGCACTCTCAGAGACTTCTGAATTTGCAAGAAAGTGGGTCCCTTTCTGCAAGAAGTATAAAATTGAACCCCGGGCTCCAGAATGGTACTTTGGTGAAAAGGTTGATTATTTGAAAGACAAAGTAGATCCAGCATTTATCAGGGAGCGGCGCGCCATGAAG AGAGAATACGAAGACTTCAAAGTTCGAATAAATGGACTGGTTGCCACCGCACAGAAGGTTCCCGAGGAGGGATGGACAATGCAGGATGGAACTCCATGGCCAGGGAACAATGTCAGAGATCATCCTGGAATGATTCAG GTTTTCCTGGGGCAACATGGTGTCCATGATGTTGAAGGGAACCAACTGCCTTGTCTAGTTTATGTGTCTCGTGAGAAGAGGCCAGGACATGATCACCACAAAAAAGCTGGTGCAATGAATGCTTTG GTGAGGGTATCTGCAATCTTAACAAATGCTCCATACCTGCTGAATGTCGATTGTGATCACTATATAAACAACTGTAAGGCACTTCGTGAAGCCATGTGTTTTATGATGGATACAACATCTGGAAAGAATATCTGTTACGTACAGTTTCCTCAAAGATTTGATGGGATTGATCGCCATGATAGATACTCCAATCGCAATGTTGTGTTCTTTGAC GTTAACATGAAAGGATTGGATGGGATCCAAGGACCTATATATGTCGGCACTGGTTGTGTTTTCAGAAGGCAGGCACTTTATGGATATGATGCCCCCATCAAGAAGAAGCCACCAGGCAAGACATGCAACTGCTGGCCAAAATTGTGCTGCTTTTGTTGCAGATCTAGAAAGAAGAACAGGAAAGGAAAATCAAACGAGAttaagaagaagaacaaggaaGGTTCCAAGCAGATACATGCATTAGAGAATATTGAAGAGGGTATTGAAG GTATAGATAATGAAAAAACAAAGTTAATACCCCAAATAAAATTTGAGAAAAGATTTGGGCAGTCACCGGTTTTTATAGCTACATTACTCATGGAAGAAGGTGGGATTCCAAAAGGAGCAACTTCTGCATCGCTTTTGAAAGAAGCCATTCATGTCATTAGCTGTGGTTATGAAGATAAAACCGAATGGGGTAAAGAG GTCGGGTGGATATATGGTTCTGTCACTGAGGACATATTGACAGGCTTCAAGATGCATTGTCATGGCTGGCGTTCAGTATATTGCATTCCGCAGAGGCCTGCATTTAAGGGTTCAGCTCCAATAAATCTTTCAGATCGTCTGCACCAGGTTCTTCGGTGGGCACTAGGATCTGTTGAGATTTTGTTGAGTAAGCACTGTCCTATATGGTATGGCTATGGCTGTGGATTGAAACCGTTGGAACGATTCTCTTATATAAACTCAGTTGTCTATCCTTTGACATCAATTCCCTTAGTCATTTACTGTACCTTGCCAGCTGTTTGTCTCCTTACAGGAAAATTCATTGTTCCTGAG CTTAGTAACTATGCAAGCATCATTTTCATGGCGCTCTTCATAACAATAGCACTTACGAGTGTCCTTGAAATGCAATGGGGAGGCGTAGGAATACATGACTGGTGGAGAAACGAGCAGTTTTGGGTGATTGGTGGCACGTCATCTCATCTGTTTGCACTTTTCCAGGGTCTGCTCAAGGTACTGGCAGGTGTTAGTACTAGTTTCACGGTTACTTCAAAAGCCGGGGATGACGGAGATTTTTCAGAACTCTACCTCTTCAAATGGACATCATTGTTGATCCCGCCTCTGACATTGCTTTTCATAAACATCATTGGAATTGTAGTTGGAGTCGCCAACGCTATCAACAACGGGTATGATTCTTGGGGTCCGTTCTTTGGTAGGCTATTCTTTGCAGGTTGGGTCATTCTCCATCTTTATCCATTCTTAAAGGGATTCTTGGGGAAACAAAATAGGCTTCCTACAATCATACTTGTCTGGTCGATACTTCTAGCTTCCATTTGCTCGCTGTTATGGGTCCGACTCAACCCATTCACATCGAGAGATGGTCTTGTATTAGAAATTTGTGGATTAGATTGCAATTAA